A window of Ciconia boyciana chromosome 27, ASM3463844v1, whole genome shotgun sequence contains these coding sequences:
- the NPFF gene encoding pro-FMRFamide-related neuropeptide FF: protein MAERLALLLLLLAGALRAARCCLGAPDPAAGPDPDPPRARGCRDPPRPTPPQAAAAALAALLRSLQRPGRSPGSLLQPQRFGRGLQGGAQAQLSPRSWDPPAAPFWTMATPQRFGRRR, encoded by the exons atGGCGGAGCGgctggcgctgctgctgctgctgctggcggggGCCCTGCGCGCCGCCCGCTGCTGCCTCGGGGCCCCCGaccccgctgccggccccgaCCCCGACCCG cccCGGGCCCGGGGCTGCCGTGACCCCCCCCGTCCGACCCCTCCacaggccgccgccgccgccctggcCGCGCTGCTCCGCTCCCTGCAACGCCCCGGCCGCAGCCCGGGCTCCCTCCTCCAGCCGCAGAG GTTcgggcgggggctgcaggggggggCCCAGGCCCAGCTCAGCCCCCGCAGCTGGGaccccccggccgccccgttCTGGACCATGGCGACACCGCAGCGCTTCGGCCGCCGCCGCTGA